The Lysobacter luteus genome contains the following window.
CCGCCCCGGCAACAGCGAGACGGTCCGCGTGCGTAACCCCGCCGCCGCGGCGTACTACATCCGCGTGGTCGGCGAGACCGCCTTCGACGGACTGACCCTGCAGGCCCGGGTGGACTGACGCACGAGAGGTCATGTGTGGTCGCAGGGACGCGGCCAGATGCCCCGGCTCCGGCCGGGGCTCTTATTTGGAAGGTTGCCGGCGCGTGGTCGCCGTTGCGGCCCCCACAAACGACAGGGGCGGCCGAAGCCGCCCCTGCCGCTACCGCACGAACCGGTGGATCAGAACTTCAGCGAGTACCGCACGTTGGCGCCGTGGTCGCGGGCCTCGTCGGCGTACTGGCCGCTGTAGCCGAACTCCAGCAGGCTGCGGGCACCGAACCGTGCGGCCACACCGGCTTCCAGCACGGTCGAGCGCTCCGCCAGCGGCGCGCCCGTCACGGTGAACGCAGTGCCGTCGTCCCACGCGTGCACGCCCTCGGCCACCAGGTCGCCGGAGGCGTGGCGGTAGCCGAGGCCGCCGCGCAGGTGCAGGCCGCTCGCCGACTGCTGCGCACCGCCGAGGCCGACGTCGAAGCGGACGCCGACCGTCGACAGGGTCGCGCGGGTCTCGGCATCGCTGCCGGCCAGCGCGGCACTGCCGCCGTCCTCGACGAACCCGTCGGTGTCCACGTCCACGCGCGCGACCTGCAGGTAGGGCTCCAGCGTCCAGGCCTGGCGACCGAACGCGTATCCACCCTCGATGAAGGCCTGGGTGGTGGTGGCGTCGTACTCGGTGTGCAGGAACTGGTCGACGTCGGCAAAGGCCACGTAGCGCTCGCCGTCGATCTCCTGGTCGGCGCGGGTCAGGCCGGCGCGCAGCGACAGCCCGCCCCACTGGTTGCCGCCGTACACGCCGAGGTGGCGCTGCTTGACGTCGCCGCTGGACGCACGCGCCCGCAGGTCGATGTCGGTGCGGCCGGTGCCGCCCAGCGCACCGACCTGCCAGCCACCGGAGAAACGGTGCTCGATGCCGACGAGTACACCGTTGGCGTCATGCTCGACACGGCCGGTGTTGGCGTCGCCATGGATGCTGCCGCCGCTCTTGAACGCCTCGGCCCATGCCGTCGTCGCCGGGGCATCGTCGTCGAGCGCCGACAGGACCGGCGTGGTGCGCGCAAGCGCGGCCTCGCGCACCATGCGGGCGTCCTCCACCAGCACCGCGCGTGCGGCGGGGTGGAACTCGCCGCCGAGCAGGTCGAACGCGCCCTGTGCCTGTTCGGGGAACAGCTGCACGAGCGAGCCGAGCAGCGCCGCGTCATCGGCCATCGCATCGGCCGCGCGCGCCACCGAGCGCTGGTTGGGCGTGGTGGCGGCCTCGGCCAGCGCCATCGCGCGGACCACGTCGAGCGTCACTACGTCGGCGCCGTAGCCCAGGTTGAACCCCAGGAACGGCGAGAACGCGCCACGGCTCACGCCGGCGAACGTGCCGTTGACCGCGGAGGCCTCGAGCAGGGTGTAGCTGGCGCCGATGTCGAACACGCCCGGAGTGCCGAACAGCCGCACCGTGCCGCCCTGCAGGTCGGCGACGCCGCTGACCGAGATCAGGTCGGCGCTGCCGCTGGCGCCCAGCTCGGCGTCGAAGTACGAGCCCGCCAGCTGGGTGTAGTCGCCGGCGACGGACAGCGTGCCGATCGAGTTGCCCGGCGCGATGGTGCCGGCGACGACCGTGCTGCCGACCGTGCCAATGCCACGCAGGCCACCGCCACCGTTGACCCGCAACGCGCCCGACTGGGTGCCGTCGACCTGCAGCCAGCCGCCGTTGACTGTCGCCGCGTTGGCGAGCACGCCGCCGGCCGCGACCCAGGCCAGGCCACCGTCGACCACGGTGTCGCCCAGTGCGTTGTTGCCGGTCAGCTCGAGCACGCCGTCGGTGACGGTCAGGCCGGCAAAGCTGTTGTCGCCGCTCAGGCGCAGCCAGCCGATGCCCGACTTGGTCATGCGGCCGGGGCCGCCGATGTCGTTGGTCCAGTCGTCCCACGCCTCGCCTTCCCACACCTTGGCGCCGCCGGCGCGGCGGTCCATGACGATGTCGGTGTCGACGCGCAGCTGGCCGTAGCCCTCCATGCCCTTGCGCAGGTCCATCAGGCCCCAGCCGTAGAGCTCGTCGACGCCCGCGGCGCCCATGTCGCGCGCGGTGGTCAGCAGCACGTCGCGGATCTGTGCGTTGTCCAGGTACGGGTAGCGCTCCATCAGCAGCGCAAGCGCGCCGGTGACGTGCGGCGCGGCCATCGAGGTACCGGTGTAGTAGGCATAACCGAGCTGGCGGTTCGGGTCCTCGAACTCCAGGGTCAGGCTGCCGTCCTCACCGACCACCACTTCACCGCTGAGCTCGCCCCAGACCACGCTCGAGGCGATCATCGTGCCCGGCGCGGTGATGCACCAGTCCATGCTCAGGCCGCAGATGTTGGACGAGCCGTCGATCTCGCCGTCGAGGTTCATGTTGGCGACGCTGAGCCAGTAGGCCTCCAGCTCCGGCAGCCAGCGCGGCAGCGTCGCGGTGACGCCGGCGTAGTAGCCGGTGCCGTTGCCGGCAACGCCATCATCGCCGCCGTTGCCGGCGGCCCAGACCTGCAGCATGCCGTGGTCGCGCGAACCGGCCGCGTAGGGTTCGAAGAAGCCGGCACCCAGGGCGTCATAGACGAAGTCGGCGAAGCCCGCCGAGTCCAGCGGGATGGTGAAACCCCAGCTGTGGTTGATCGCGCGCACGCCGTTGGCGGCCATCTGCGCGTACATGTCGGCCAGCGCTTCGTCACTCGGGCTGGTGCCGTGGACATTGCTGTCCAGCCCGTTGGGGCCGAAGAAGTATTCGTTGAGGCGGTTGGTGAACAGCTGCGCCGAGACCAGGCCGGAGCCGAACGCCACGCCGTGCATGCCGCTGCCGTTCCGCGCGGCGGCCATGGTGCCGCCGACGTGGGTGCCGTGGGCGTTGTATTCCAGGTCGAGCGCGTTGCCGCTGCCCCACACGTAACCATCGGGCGCCAGATAGCCCTCGACCGAGGCCTGGCCGCCATCGGAATAGAAGCAGCCCCACAGATCGGTCAGGTTGCTGCAGCCCGGGTCGCCGAACTTCAGGCCGATGTGGTCGCCACCGGCGAATTCCGCGTGGTCCAGCGCCACGCCACTGTCGAACACGCCCAGGCGGATGCCATGGCCCGTCAGGCCACGCGCGTAGGCGTACTCGGCGCCGATCGCGCCCAGGCCCCAGTCGGCCATGAACTCGTCGGTGCGCCAGCTGGCGGCATCGCCGACCTGGCCGGGGTCTTCTTCAGGCGCGGCGTCCTGTGCCATTGCCGGCAACATGGCGCCCGCCAGCAGGCAGGTGGCGATGGCGCGGCAAAGCGAAGAGCGGGAAAGGCCGGAGTGGGAACGTGGTGCGTGCTTGCTCATGCGGGTCCTTGCGTGTGAACGAAAAACGCCTGCCGGTACCTGGATCAGCGCCGGAAGGATGCGAATGGAGCGCGCGGCGTACATCCCCGTGCCGGACGCGAACCCCGTTGTATACGTGAACAAATTGTGAATGTCCACGCGTTGAAACTGCGACGCAGGCCTCGCTCCGGACCGCCCCGGGGCGTCGTTAAACTGGAGCGCTTCCTGAGCCACCGGGCCACCCCATGCGCATCCACCTGCTGTCCCCGCTGCTGATCCTGCTGGTCCTGCCCGCGTGCCGGCACACCGCGCCGCAGGCCCCCCAAGACCGCCCCGCGGCGGTGACGGTGGCGGCCGACGACAACCTCAACGCCGTGCTGTGGATGCAGGCTTCCGCCGAGTACCGCGCCGCCGCGCTGCAGACCTGGCGCGCGGCCACCGACCGGCTCGACGACGCCCTGGCCGACCCCCGGTGGGATGCACTGCTGCCAGCCGAACGCGGCAACCCGGCCATGGGGTTGCCGCCGGCGGTGATCGTCGATGTCGACGAGACCGTGCTGGACAACTCGCCGTACCAGGCGCGGCTGGTCCTCGACGGCGGCGAGTACGCCTCGGCGACCTGGGCGGCGTGGGTCGACGAGCGTCGGGCGACGCCGATCCCGGGCGTCCTCGCGTTCGCACAGGCGGCGCAGGCGCGCGGCGTCACCATCGTCTACATCAGCAACCGCACCGAGGCGATGCAGGACGCGACCCTGGACAACCTGCGCGCGGTCGGCCTGCCGGTCGCCAGCGATGCGGTGTTCCTGGGCAAGGGCACGGTGGTGGAGGGATGCGCGTCGGCCGACAGTGGCGACAAGGCCTGCCGCCGCCGGCTGGCCGGACGCGACTACCGGGTGCTGTTCCAGTTCGGCGACCAGCTGGGTGATTTCACCGCGGTCGAGCCCAACACGCCGGATGCCCGCGCCGCCCTGATGGCGACCCACGGCGAATGGTTCGGCGAGCGCTGGTGGATGCTGCCCAACCCCAGTTACGGCGACTGGCAGCCGGCTGTTTTCGACAACGACTGGGGCCAGTCGCCCCAGCAGCGGCGCGAAGCCAAGCGCAGGGCGCTCGACCCCGCCCGCTGACAGTCAGGTTTCCAGCGCGGCCAGCGCGTCGGCTGGCAACGGCAGCAGTGCCCAGAACGCGACGTTGCGTTCGCGCCAGTCCTCCGCCGCCTCGTTGAGGATCGACAGCAGGGTCGCGAACGTGTCGTCGTCCGCCTCGCGCAGGCCACCGATCTGTTCGACCATCAGCAGGTAACCGGGCGCCGGCCACCACGCCAGGTCGCCCAGGCTGTCGGCCAGCGCGTCCCAGTTGCCGCCGAACCACGATGGAAACTGCAGGCCGCGCGCCAGCCGGGCGAGCAGTTCGGTCTTGTCGCCGCAGCCGGACAGGTCGATCCGGGCGACCCCGAAGTCCAGCGCGGTGCCGGCCTGGGCCATCGCGGCGGTGTCACGGTCGTCGATGAAGTACGCGCCGGACTGCACCGGGTCGGCGAGCAGTGCGCGCAGGTCGATCGCATTCATGGCGCCCCCACCGGGTCGAAACGACGGAAGCTGCGGTAGTGGTCGTCGGTGTAGTAGTACTCGGTCGGTGGGTCGCCACCGGTCACGATGCGGCGAGCCCCGCGGTCACGCGAACCGGGCGTGTCGACGGTGAACTCGCGGTAGTGCCCCCGTGGCCGTTGCGGCAGCAGGCGCTCGCGGTTCTGGAAAACGCCGCCGTCCTGGCGGTAGGCGTACGGGCCGCCGCTCGCGATGGCATCCAGCACCGGCCCGGCTTCGGGTGGCAGGAACGCCGGCAGCCCCGCCGACGCATCACGCGGGAGCTCGCGTTGCGGCGAGTCGGCGCCGGGCGCGGACAGGCCGTCCGGGCCGGTCTGTTGCAAACCGAACCACAGCGCGACCAGCGCGACCGCGGCCAGCAGCCAGAGGGGGCGATTGGATCGCACGGCCTGTCCTGTTCGGGAAAGGCCAGAGTCTAGCCGCAAGGCGCCGGCGTCCGCGGCGGTTCGGGCGGACGATTATCCGATCGCGGCTGAAGCCGCTCCTACAGCGATCGGGAGTGACGCGGCAGCTTCACCGCGGAGCCGCGGCTTCAGCCGCAGCGGAGTCCGCTGATCGCGCCGCGTTCGTTGACGTCGATGTTGAGCCGATCGGCGCGGAAGTCCATCGTCACGGCCTGGCCGGGTTCGATGACCCGCACGTCGTTGCTGTGGCTGTCGACGCGCGCACGCTCGACGACCTCGGCGGTCGCCGCGCGGCCGATCGCCCAGGAAGCATCGTCGGCGACGCAGACGGTGGCGGGGTCGCGCGGCACGTCGACCGGGGGCATCGTGGTGCAGGCGCCGACGGAGAGCAGCAGGACGACAACGGGGATCAGCGGCGGTCGGGTCATGGCGGGGCTCCGGTACGGCGTCCGGGGGAGCCTGCGGTGGCCCGCGTGTTCATGATGTAAACGCGACGGGCGCCGCGGCATCCTCCACCTCGGCCAGGCGCAGCATCAGCCTGGCCAGCGTCACCACGTCCTGGTGGTTGTGGGCGCACACGCGCCGCAGCAGCGTCGACGGTCCGCCGCGCAGGTAGGACAGCCACGCCGCCGGTGCCTCGGAGCCGGGCAGGTCGTCCTCGCGCGCGATCTTCAGCAGCTCGCGCTCGATCGTCGCCAGCCGGCAGTTCTCCCACACACCGCGGTAGCGCCTGCGGGTCGGGAAGAGCAGGTCGACGTGGTCGAGCGGGGTGATCGGGCACGGCAGCCGGGCCAGCCGGTAACGCGTCTTCAGCAGCGGCGCGTCGTAGCAGCGACCGTTGTAGCTCGACAGCACCGTGGTCGGCGACAGCCAGCCGGCGAACTCCCGCAGCATCGCCGTTTCCGCTGCCAGCGTGGTGATCAGCAACTGGCGCACGCGCAGGCCATCGCCGTGCAGCGGATGCGCGTGCCAGTCGGCCGCGCCGATCTGGAACGCACGCGTGCCGGTGCCGCCGGCCAGGCCGGTGGTCTCGGTGTCGAAGAACAGCAGGTCGCGCGGATCCACGGTGTCATCGCGCTTGGCGAACGTGAGCGGCAGCGCGTCGGCCGGCGCGGCAAACGGCAGCCAGTGCTCGATCAGCCGCAACCCCGGCGCAATTTCCTCGCCGGGCAGGCGGCGGTCGACCGGCGCCCGCGATGCCGCGGCGACCGGCTTGCGTTCGCGCACGCCCAGCAAGCGCCGCAGTGATTCGATCGAGGTGTTGGCAGGCGCGGCCGGCGCCCGGTCGCGCACGACCGCGGTCGGCGCCGGACGCGACGGCGCACCGGCCTCGCGCTTGAGCGCGCGCAGCTTGTCGAGTGTGATGCTCATGCGGGCCTCATGCGACGCAGGGGTCCGGTGGGGCCACGCGAACGTGGCGCACCCCCACCGCGCGCAGGAGCGACGCAAGTCGCGACCTGTACATCGCTTCGGCCGTTCGGCGGGTCGCGACTCGCGTCGCTCCTACGGCGGGGCGGGACATCAAACAGGGTCGGGACTGGTCCCGCCGGGCAACGTCCCGCCTGTAGGAGCGGCTTCAGCCGCGATCGGATGCCTGGTCGCCCGTCCGGTTGCGGATCGCGGCTGAAGCCGCTCCTGCACACGCTTCGGATTTGCGGTATCACCGTGCCACCTCGGCCAGCAGCCCAAGCACGCGGCGAGCGAGCGACTTGGGCGTGGCCGTGTCGCCGGACTCGTCGGCAGCGAGCACCGGGCCGACGCAGGCGGGGCAGCCGGCCTTGCAGTCGCAGCGCTCTACCAGTTCGGTCGCACGGCGCACCAGTTCGGCCTGTCGTGTCCACAGCGGTTCGCTCAGGCCGACGCCGCCGGGGAAGTTGTCGTACAGGTAGATGGTCGGCACGAACTGCTGCACTTCGACGTCCCCGGCGGTGGCGTCGCGGACCGGCATCCCATCGCGCTTCGAATCGCCGTCCGCGCCGCCATCGGCGGACACCGCACGCATCACCGGGTGCCCCGCGTCATGGTTGTCGGTCCCGTCGCGGCCCTCGCCGGCGCCATGTATTTCCATGTAGTCCTCGTGCGCGTCCTGCGGCAACCGAGCGCGCGCGCCGGGGGCGATCGACAGGCCTTCGACCGGACCCTCCACCCCGCGCAGCTGGCCGCGGCCCTTCGCATCGGCGGTCGCGAACCACGCGCCGTCGCCGTTGCCGACCGCCTTCTGCAGGTCGCGCGCGTCGGCCATCACCGCGACGGTCGCCACCACGTGCAGCGCGTATCCGGCGCCGAGGAAACCGTCGAGCGCGTCCTGGCGCGAGGCGAACCACGCCAGCAGGGTCGCCTGCGGCAACTGCCACCAGACCGCGGTGGTGTGGAGTTCCTGGTCGGGCAGGTTGACCGGGCCGTAGCCGATGTTCTCGTGGGTGTAGTAGCGGATCTTCTTGTAGCCGGCGACGCGCCGCACCACGTGCACCTCGCCGTGGCCGCAGTCGCCGTGGCCGGCGTCGATGCCGTCGAAGCGCTCGAGCACCTTCAGCTTCGAGTAGTCGATCGAGTCGGTGTAGTAGTCGACGTGCGTGCGCGTCACGTAGGCCTTGCGGCCGTCCCAGTCGAGCCGTTCGACCTGGTACGGCGTGCTCTGCACCATGTGGATCGCGCCTTCGTACAGGGTCAGCGCGGCCGCCGAGTAGTCGACCTCGGCGATGATCTGCTGCTTGCCGCCGGTGCGGTCGACAACGACGAAATTACCGTCGGCGACCGAGCGCAGCGACACGGCGTTGGCCGGGTAACTGTCGGCGATCCATTCCCAGCGGTCGCCCTCGCGGTGCACGACTTCGGTCTCGGCCAGCGCCTCCAGGTACACCTCCGGCTCGATCGGGCCGAACATCTCGTCGACCACGAACGGAAGCTCGAACGCGGCGCAGCGGATGTGGTCGAACAGGATCAGCGGCTGGTCGGGCGCGGTGCGCGCGTGCTCGGGCGAAGCGTCGGCGAAGAAATCGGGATGGCGCACGACGTACTGGTCGAGCGGCTGCGAGTTCGCCACCAGCACGCCGAGGCTCGGCTGCTGGCGGCGGCCCGCGCGACCGAAGCGCTGCCACGTAGCGGCGACCGAGCCCGGGTAGCCGTTGAGCACGACCACGTCGAGCGAGCCGATGTCGACGCCGAGCTCCAGCGCCGAGGTCGAGATGATCCCGTCGATGTTGCCGGCGCGCATGTCGCGCTCGGCCGCGCGGCGCTCGGTCGGCAGGTAGCCGCCGCGGTAGGCGCGGATGCGCGGGGGCCGGCGCGGGTCGCTGTCGAACACGTCCTTGAGGTACTTGGTCAGCACCTCGACCATCAGCCGGGTCTGCGCGAACACCAGCGTCTTCAGCCCGGACTTGATCGCGATGCGGGCGATGCGGTTGGCCTGCGACCGCGCTGACGCCCGCAGCCCGAGGTCGGGGTTGATCACCGGCGGGTTCCACAGCAGCACGTGTTTGTCGCCGGTGGGCGCGCCGGACTCGGTGATCGCGTGCACGTCGGCCTCGATCAGCGCGCGCGCGTGCGCGGCCGGGTTGCCGATCGTCGCCGAGCACAGGATGAACTGCGGGGTGACGCCGTAGAACGCGCAGATGCGCTTGAGCCGGCGCAGCACGTTGGTGACGTGGCTGCCGAATACACCCCTGTAAGTGTGGATCTCGTCGATCACCACGTAGCGCAGGTTCTCGAAGAACTGCGCCCACTTGGTGTGGTGCGGCAGGATCGCCTGGTGGAGCATGTCGGGGTTGGACACGACGATGTCGCCGTGCAGGCGGATCGCCTGGCGCGCGTCGCCGGGGGTGTCGCCGTCGAAGGTGAACGCTTTGACCCCGAGGTCGCCGGCGCGGTTGAGTTCGAGCAGCTCGGCCACCTGGTCCTGCGCCAGCGCCTTGGTCGGGAACAGGTACAGCGCTTTTGCGCTCCCCTGCATCGCCGCGCTCACCACCGG
Protein-coding sequences here:
- a CDS encoding autotransporter domain-containing protein, whose product is MSKHAPRSHSGLSRSSLCRAIATCLLAGAMLPAMAQDAAPEEDPGQVGDAASWRTDEFMADWGLGAIGAEYAYARGLTGHGIRLGVFDSGVALDHAEFAGGDHIGLKFGDPGCSNLTDLWGCFYSDGGQASVEGYLAPDGYVWGSGNALDLEYNAHGTHVGGTMAAARNGSGMHGVAFGSGLVSAQLFTNRLNEYFFGPNGLDSNVHGTSPSDEALADMYAQMAANGVRAINHSWGFTIPLDSAGFADFVYDALGAGFFEPYAAGSRDHGMLQVWAAGNGGDDGVAGNGTGYYAGVTATLPRWLPELEAYWLSVANMNLDGEIDGSSNICGLSMDWCITAPGTMIASSVVWGELSGEVVVGEDGSLTLEFEDPNRQLGYAYYTGTSMAAPHVTGALALLMERYPYLDNAQIRDVLLTTARDMGAAGVDELYGWGLMDLRKGMEGYGQLRVDTDIVMDRRAGGAKVWEGEAWDDWTNDIGGPGRMTKSGIGWLRLSGDNSFAGLTVTDGVLELTGNNALGDTVVDGGLAWVAAGGVLANAATVNGGWLQVDGTQSGALRVNGGGGLRGIGTVGSTVVAGTIAPGNSIGTLSVAGDYTQLAGSYFDAELGASGSADLISVSGVADLQGGTVRLFGTPGVFDIGASYTLLEASAVNGTFAGVSRGAFSPFLGFNLGYGADVVTLDVVRAMALAEAATTPNQRSVARAADAMADDAALLGSLVQLFPEQAQGAFDLLGGEFHPAARAVLVEDARMVREAALARTTPVLSALDDDAPATTAWAEAFKSGGSIHGDANTGRVEHDANGVLVGIEHRFSGGWQVGALGGTGRTDIDLRARASSGDVKQRHLGVYGGNQWGGLSLRAGLTRADQEIDGERYVAFADVDQFLHTEYDATTTQAFIEGGYAFGRQAWTLEPYLQVARVDVDTDGFVEDGGSAALAGSDAETRATLSTVGVRFDVGLGGAQQSASGLHLRGGLGYRHASGDLVAEGVHAWDDGTAFTVTGAPLAERSTVLEAGVAARFGARSLLEFGYSGQYADEARDHGANVRYSLKF
- a CDS encoding 5'-nucleotidase, lipoprotein e(P4) family, whose amino-acid sequence is MRIHLLSPLLILLVLPACRHTAPQAPQDRPAAVTVAADDNLNAVLWMQASAEYRAAALQTWRAATDRLDDALADPRWDALLPAERGNPAMGLPPAVIVDVDETVLDNSPYQARLVLDGGEYASATWAAWVDERRATPIPGVLAFAQAAQARGVTIVYISNRTEAMQDATLDNLRAVGLPVASDAVFLGKGTVVEGCASADSGDKACRRRLAGRDYRVLFQFGDQLGDFTAVEPNTPDARAALMATHGEWFGERWWMLPNPSYGDWQPAVFDNDWGQSPQQRREAKRRALDPAR
- a CDS encoding barstar family protein, yielding MNAIDLRALLADPVQSGAYFIDDRDTAAMAQAGTALDFGVARIDLSGCGDKTELLARLARGLQFPSWFGGNWDALADSLGDLAWWPAPGYLLMVEQIGGLREADDDTFATLLSILNEAAEDWRERNVAFWALLPLPADALAALET
- a CDS encoding ribonuclease domain-containing protein, translating into MRSNRPLWLLAAVALVALWFGLQQTGPDGLSAPGADSPQRELPRDASAGLPAFLPPEAGPVLDAIASGGPYAYRQDGGVFQNRERLLPQRPRGHYREFTVDTPGSRDRGARRIVTGGDPPTEYYYTDDHYRSFRRFDPVGAP
- a CDS encoding I78 family peptidase inhibitor, coding for MTRPPLIPVVVLLLSVGACTTMPPVDVPRDPATVCVADDASWAIGRAATAEVVERARVDSHSNDVRVIEPGQAVTMDFRADRLNIDVNERGAISGLRCG
- a CDS encoding DEAD/DEAH box helicase, whose product is MGQALVRQDGTGGELDRLDAGGTLPVREVRRRGDGAALTQALSKRYADRITGSFTIPGREGDYAPIPDDVPAALAAALRARGVDRLYRHQADAWAASQRGENVAIVTPTASGKSLCYTLPVVSAAMQGSAKALYLFPTKALAQDQVAELLELNRAGDLGVKAFTFDGDTPGDARQAIRLHGDIVVSNPDMLHQAILPHHTKWAQFFENLRYVVIDEIHTYRGVFGSHVTNVLRRLKRICAFYGVTPQFILCSATIGNPAAHARALIEADVHAITESGAPTGDKHVLLWNPPVINPDLGLRASARSQANRIARIAIKSGLKTLVFAQTRLMVEVLTKYLKDVFDSDPRRPPRIRAYRGGYLPTERRAAERDMRAGNIDGIISTSALELGVDIGSLDVVVLNGYPGSVAATWQRFGRAGRRQQPSLGVLVANSQPLDQYVVRHPDFFADASPEHARTAPDQPLILFDHIRCAAFELPFVVDEMFGPIEPEVYLEALAETEVVHREGDRWEWIADSYPANAVSLRSVADGNFVVVDRTGGKQQIIAEVDYSAAALTLYEGAIHMVQSTPYQVERLDWDGRKAYVTRTHVDYYTDSIDYSKLKVLERFDGIDAGHGDCGHGEVHVVRRVAGYKKIRYYTHENIGYGPVNLPDQELHTTAVWWQLPQATLLAWFASRQDALDGFLGAGYALHVVATVAVMADARDLQKAVGNGDGAWFATADAKGRGQLRGVEGPVEGLSIAPGARARLPQDAHEDYMEIHGAGEGRDGTDNHDAGHPVMRAVSADGGADGDSKRDGMPVRDATAGDVEVQQFVPTIYLYDNFPGGVGLSEPLWTRQAELVRRATELVERCDCKAGCPACVGPVLAADESGDTATPKSLARRVLGLLAEVAR